A region of Sulfurimonas sp. DNA encodes the following proteins:
- a CDS encoding beta-ketoacyl-ACP synthase III — MAYAAFRSIGSYVPSKILTNDELSKMVDTTDEWITKRTGIKERRIAAKDEHTSDLGVEAAKKAIQRSGVDASEIDMIICATISPDYFCMPSTATVIATKLGLGKITAFDISAACTGFVYLISIAKAFIESGMKKNVLIVGAEKISAIMDYTDRGTCILFGDGAGAAMICATEKKQEAIIDIHTASDGNYADLLMTPNGGTGSVHDALEQEAAGCFMQMKGNETFKVAVRTLTKDVIDILEKNSIDSSVINHFVPHQANYRIIKAVGDALKLKEEQVVLTVAKYGNTSGASIPMAIDDIYEQGKLKKGDLMLLDAFGGGLTWGSALVPFSPK; from the coding sequence ATGGCTTATGCTGCATTTCGCTCTATCGGTTCTTATGTTCCAAGTAAAATATTAACTAACGATGAACTTTCAAAGATGGTTGATACAACAGATGAATGGATAACAAAAAGAACAGGTATCAAAGAGCGTCGCATCGCAGCAAAAGATGAGCATACTAGTGATTTGGGTGTTGAGGCTGCTAAAAAAGCTATACAAAGAAGTGGTGTAGATGCTAGTGAAATAGATATGATTATCTGTGCAACTATCTCTCCTGATTATTTTTGTATGCCTTCAACTGCAACGGTAATCGCAACAAAACTTGGTCTTGGAAAAATTACAGCATTTGATATTTCTGCTGCTTGTACAGGATTTGTTTATTTGATTTCTATTGCGAAAGCATTTATAGAATCAGGAATGAAAAAGAATGTTCTTATTGTAGGTGCTGAGAAGATATCTGCAATTATGGATTATACTGATAGAGGAACTTGTATTTTATTTGGTGATGGTGCAGGTGCAGCAATGATTTGTGCAACTGAAAAAAAGCAAGAAGCAATTATAGATATTCATACAGCATCAGATGGAAATTATGCTGATTTACTTATGACTCCAAATGGTGGAACAGGCTCAGTCCATGATGCACTAGAGCAAGAAGCAGCAGGTTGTTTTATGCAGATGAAAGGCAATGAAACTTTTAAAGTTGCAGTTAGAACTTTAACAAAAGATGTCATAGATATCTTAGAAAAAAACTCAATAGATAGTTCTGTAATAAATCATTTCGTTCCACATCAAGCAAATTACAGAATTATTAAAGCAGTTGGTGATGCTCTTAAGTTAAAAGAAGAACAAGTTGTTTTAACTGTTGCAAAATATGGTAATACTTCTGGTGCATCTATACCTATGGCAATAGACGATATTTATGAACAAGGTAAACTTAAAAAAGGTGACCTAATGCTTTTAGACGCTTTTGGTGGTGGACTTACTTGGGGTTCAGCCTTAGTTCCTTTTTCACCAAAATAA